From the Chitinophaga lutea genome, the window TAGGAATACACCAGGTAATCGAGGCTGTGCAGCTCTTCGTCCCAATGCCCTTTGATGCCCGCGTTCTCCGCGTAACACCGCGCCGCGTCGGCCGCTATGGTGTTGGAATAGATGCTTTCATCCCAAAGGCCCAACCTGACAAAAATATGCGAGGGCATATGCTGCGCGTGTGCGGACGACGGTGCCACGGACGCGTATTTCCGGGCCGCAGGCAGCGCCCGTTCGGCCAGTTCGGGGTAATCGTAGCTGTGTATGATATAGTGGATCACGCCGGGGTGGAACGATTTGTCGAACCCCAGCTTCGCCAGCAGTTCGCCCGCTTTACGTTGTTTGGCGTGCGTTTTATCCGCAGGATCCGCCGCGCTGTTCAGGGCCAGTGCGTAGAAAGTAGCCGCATCCTGATCGTCCGGGTAATCGAGGTGCAGTTTCTCCATCGCCTTTTCGAAGTTGATGCAGCGGGCGCGGTGGTCCTTGGCATTCACATCATAAAACGCCCCGATGGCATCGATATAGGCCGTTTCCTTTTTTGATTTTTTGCCGATCGATTTCGCAATCGCCACCGCTTTCACGCCCTTGTCGAATTCCTCCTTGCTGGGCGGTGACCACAGCGGGTGGAAGTTGCTCATCGCCACACCCCAATACGCCATGGCGCATCCCGGTTCTTTCCGGATAACATCGGCGAAAGCCTTTTCCGCTTCGTCGTATTCAAACGAATGCAGCATGGCCAGCGCCATATTAAAATCCTCCTGCACTTTGCCGTTGCCCGAGATCTTGAACGACACCGCGCCCAACTGTTTATCCGCCGGGCCGCAGAAAATCGTTTTCCCTTTTTTGAGATTGAGGGCGTTGATGGTTTCGGTGGCGGGAACGTTGTTTTTCCCGGCGCAGGCAGCCATTGTGAGGAGGCAGCTGTAGAGGAGGAGGCTGTTCGTTTTCATATGGGGTGATTTTGGTGCATGAAGGCCTTCCGTAATTTAAGAAGAAATGGGGGATTGGGGAGGCGGGACTTTGTAAATGGCGGGGAATGAGCGTTTTCCGGGGGGATTGGGGGCGGGAATGTGCTTTCCCGGGAGTATAAAAGCAGCGCGGAGTGTTATCCCCGCGCTGCCTGCTATTTCCGGTGGGTTAGAATAGTTGTTCCTGGGGCGGTGTCGCTTTGGCGAGGCGGATGTACACCGTGGTTTGCCCGCGGTGATGCGTCTGGTGCTCGAAGGCTTTTTCGAAGGCCTGACCCTTGGTCAGTTCAAACCGGTTGAACATTTTGATCTTGTCTTTCCACTGGTCGGCCGGGAGTTTTTTAATGGCGGCGATCACATAGTCGTATCCTGCCATCACTTCCTTGATCACGTTCGCTTTCGACTGATCGGCGATTTTTTCCCGCTGGCCGCCTTCCGGCATTTTTTCGCCCAGGGCTGTTGTGGCGAACAGCATGTTGCCGTCGGTGAGGTGGAGCATCTGCTGTGCGAAGGTCCGCATTTCAGGGGTCGGTTTGAGTGCGTAGTCCGCTTCCGGCATAACGTCGAGGTATGCTTTCGTGTAAGCCTTTGCCCGTTCCCATTCACGGACCATATCATCTGCGGATGTTTGTGCTTTGGCGGCGACTGACATACCTGCCACAAGCAAAAATGTTTTGATGACTGTAAGTGCTTTCATGTTTATTGCGATTTTGGTGAATTCATAAACGTGTTTTGGAAGCGCTGACGGGGGAAGAACTGTCTGTTTCAAATATAGGAGTTTTCGGGGAGATGGCGGTGCTTTGGTGGGTTGCGCGTAGTGTATGCTTCTCATCTTCCCTGTTTCCTATCTCTCTTCATCACTGCACAAAGTGTGGGATTTCTTCGATGAAATCTATGAAAGATACGCGGTTACTTAATATGGCGCCCAATCGGGATCTTTTACATCAAATGAATTGGGTTTCCGCACATACCTCATCATATCCTCGGTGCAAGCACCGAATCGCGCATAATTCTGCTGGCCTTCCTTAAGCGAAACGGCATTTGCCCCACCAGCATAACCAGGATCATCAAATTGAACCTGATCATCCTCCCAATAACAAATTTCACATATATCATACGAGCCGGGCGGCTCTTTAAACATCTTATACCCACAGCATGGGCAAGTGTATCGGAAAGAAGAAATGTCGGAATAAATCGGATTAGCCATGGAAAAAAAATGTTTCCTGAAATTATATTCGAACGGCCGCATGGTGCCTGCTCCCTTATAACCTACTCCTTCACCGGCTCATAATAAAGCACTATCGCACCACCACCAAACGTCTTTGTCTTCAGCAGCCTGAGGCGAATGCTATCTTCGATGTTTTTAAATAACACCAACCCACTCCCGGCAATTACAGGATGCACACAAAGCTGATATTCATCAATCAGGCCCAACTGCGTCAAGGCGACAATTATACCCGGGCTACAGGCAAAAATATCTTTACCTGGCTGTTGCTTTCGCTCCAAAACATCCTCTTTGAGGTCTTTCGTTGCCAGCTCAGCCGTTTCCCATTCTACTTTTTCCAGCGTACGGGAAAAAACGATTTTCGGCACCTTGTCTATCGCCAGGGCAAAATCGTCCATGGCTTTATTACCGGTAGGATTCTTTACCACAGTGGGCCAGTATTCCATGAGCTGGAATGTCGTCCTTCCATACAGCAGGGCGCCTGCGCTATTAACCATGTCGGTATAATGCTGATGTATTTCTTCATCCGGAATACCTGCCGTGTGGTCGCAAAATCCGTCAAGGGTCATATTGATGGCTGCAATTATTTTTCTCATCCTTAGTTGTCGTTTTTATGTTTAGGATTTGAAGTCCCCGGTAGGAGGGGACCTTCTGTTTTTTATACAATATATGTATTTCACATAACGTTCCGGCTCTCACTGCAGTGATCGCAGTTCGCATCAAAGCCCGGTAATCATACCTTATAAGTGAAAGCATTGATATTCATTCCCGCGCCAACGGAAGCGAACAGAATAATATCATCTTGCGAAAATGCATGTGTATCCAGGTTGCCCTTCATAATCAAATCATACAGTGTCGGTATCGTGGCAACACTACTGTTGCCGAATTTATGGATAGACATAGGCATGATGCCTTCGGGGGGAGTCATTTTATACAGATCATAGAAACGGGCAACAATAGCCTCATCCATTTTCTCATTGGCCTGGTGAATCAGTATTTTCTTGACACGCGATATATCTATGCCTGCTTTGTCTACGCAGGCCTGCATCGCCAGCGGCACATGATTAAGGGCAAATTCGTATATTTTCCTTCCTTTCAT encodes:
- a CDS encoding tetratricopeptide repeat protein translates to MKTNSLLLYSCLLTMAACAGKNNVPATETINALNLKKGKTIFCGPADKQLGAVSFKISGNGKVQEDFNMALAMLHSFEYDEAEKAFADVIRKEPGCAMAYWGVAMSNFHPLWSPPSKEEFDKGVKAVAIAKSIGKKSKKETAYIDAIGAFYDVNAKDHRARCINFEKAMEKLHLDYPDDQDAATFYALALNSAADPADKTHAKQRKAGELLAKLGFDKSFHPGVIHYIIHSYDYPELAERALPAARKYASVAPSSAHAQHMPSHIFVRLGLWDESIYSNTIAADAARCYAENAGIKGHWDEELHSLDYLVYSYLQKADNKRAKQLCDYLNTIREVHPVTPKVLYSFAAIPARYVLENRMWKEAAVLEAHAAGNDWKKFPWENAIIHFTRLLGAVNLNQLDAARTELKTLTALHDELIQKQEAYKANQVQIQVKASEAWILFKEGKHEEALKQMNLAATMEESTPKPPVTPGEVAPARELLGDMLLAMNRPAEALEAYASNLKDRPNRFNALYNAGLAAERSNNAGKAADYYRRLLASSNAPGADRPELTAARLFLEKQKTLAVR
- a CDS encoding DinB family protein, producing the protein MKALTVIKTFLLVAGMSVAAKAQTSADDMVREWERAKAYTKAYLDVMPEADYALKPTPEMRTFAQQMLHLTDGNMLFATTALGEKMPEGGQREKIADQSKANVIKEVMAGYDYVIAAIKKLPADQWKDKIKMFNRFELTKGQAFEKAFEHQTHHRGQTTVYIRLAKATPPQEQLF
- a CDS encoding CPCC family cysteine-rich protein, with translation MRPFEYNFRKHFFSMANPIYSDISSFRYTCPCCGYKMFKEPPGSYDICEICYWEDDQVQFDDPGYAGGANAVSLKEGQQNYARFGACTEDMMRYVRKPNSFDVKDPDWAPY
- a CDS encoding dihydrofolate reductase family protein — encoded protein: MRKIIAAINMTLDGFCDHTAGIPDEEIHQHYTDMVNSAGALLYGRTTFQLMEYWPTVVKNPTGNKAMDDFALAIDKVPKIVFSRTLEKVEWETAELATKDLKEDVLERKQQPGKDIFACSPGIIVALTQLGLIDEYQLCVHPVIAGSGLVLFKNIEDSIRLRLLKTKTFGGGAIVLYYEPVKE